In one window of Arthrobacter pascens DNA:
- a CDS encoding acyl-CoA thioesterase produces the protein MTETASNSVTLRFLAAPMDVGHSGSVDAGTVLEWVDKAAYAAAVGWAKSYCVTAYVGNIHFADPVNSGDMVEVEATIVYTGRSSMHIRTVVSSGDPKGGPATMRSQCMVIFVAVGPDGKPIPVKQFEPVSAAEIEQRDHALARIKVREKIVEAMNSQEYTDAGTAERITLRFMAAPTDVNWGGKVHGGIVMKWIDEAAYVCASRYCGMDTVAVFSGGVRFYRPLLIGHVVEVEARLVYTGTKGMHVAVHVRSGDPKSRELNLTTYCLTVMVARDAEGTSVPVPPWVPVSEEDKRLHAHARELLEIRGTAPGNRLPNHLLTQQ, from the coding sequence ATGACTGAGACCGCCTCTAATTCCGTAACCCTCCGCTTCCTGGCCGCCCCGATGGATGTGGGCCACAGCGGTTCGGTGGATGCCGGAACCGTGCTGGAGTGGGTGGACAAGGCCGCCTACGCCGCCGCGGTGGGCTGGGCCAAGTCCTACTGCGTCACCGCCTATGTGGGAAACATCCACTTCGCGGACCCGGTGAACAGCGGTGACATGGTGGAGGTGGAAGCCACCATCGTCTACACAGGGCGTTCGTCCATGCATATCCGGACAGTGGTCTCATCGGGAGATCCCAAGGGCGGACCCGCCACCATGAGAAGCCAGTGCATGGTCATCTTTGTCGCAGTGGGCCCGGACGGGAAGCCCATACCGGTCAAGCAGTTCGAACCTGTCTCAGCCGCGGAAATCGAACAGCGGGACCACGCGCTGGCCCGGATTAAGGTCCGGGAAAAGATCGTCGAAGCGATGAACAGCCAGGAATATACCGATGCCGGCACGGCCGAACGGATAACACTGCGGTTCATGGCAGCCCCCACCGACGTGAACTGGGGAGGTAAGGTCCACGGCGGCATCGTGATGAAGTGGATAGACGAGGCAGCATATGTCTGTGCGTCGCGGTATTGCGGAATGGACACCGTGGCGGTGTTCTCCGGCGGCGTCCGTTTCTACCGCCCCCTGCTGATCGGCCATGTGGTGGAAGTGGAAGCCCGGCTGGTGTACACCGGGACCAAAGGCATGCACGTGGCAGTACACGTCCGCTCCGGGGATCCCAAGAGTCGGGAGCTCAACCTGACCACCTATTGCCTCACCGTGATGGTTGCACGCGACGCTGAGGGAACGTCAGTGCCCGTGCCGCCGTGGGTTCCCGTGTCCGAAGAGGACAAGAGGCTGCACGCCCATGCCCGCGAACTGCTGGAAATCCGCGGCACCGCCCCGGGGAACCGGCTGCCCAACCATCTGCTGACCCAGCAGTGA
- a CDS encoding single-stranded DNA-binding protein: protein MAGETTITVIGNLTNDPELRFTPSGSAVANFTIASTPRTFDRQSNEWKDGETLFLRASVWREAAENVAESLTKGMRVIVSGRLKSRSYETKEGEKRTVIELEVDEIGPSLRYANAKVNRTQRSGAQGGQGGFGGGGGGGFGGGAGANQGGNSGGNWGANQPAAQEDPWATPGVSNAGGWGNGPDSEPPF from the coding sequence ATGGCAGGCGAGACCACCATTACGGTCATCGGTAATCTCACCAATGACCCGGAGTTGCGGTTCACTCCGTCAGGTTCGGCAGTAGCGAACTTCACCATCGCTTCCACCCCACGCACCTTTGACCGCCAGTCGAATGAGTGGAAGGACGGGGAAACCCTGTTCCTCCGCGCATCTGTATGGCGTGAAGCTGCCGAGAACGTCGCCGAATCCCTCACCAAGGGCATGCGCGTGATCGTTTCCGGCCGTCTGAAGAGCCGTTCCTACGAAACAAAAGAAGGCGAAAAGCGCACCGTTATCGAGCTCGAAGTCGATGAAATCGGCCCGAGCCTGCGCTATGCCAACGCCAAGGTCAACCGCACCCAGCGCTCCGGCGCCCAGGGTGGTCAGGGTGGCTTCGGCGGAGGCGGCGGCGGTGGCTTCGGAGGCGGCGCTGGTGCAAACCAGGGCGGCAACTCCGGTGGAAACTGGGGCGCAAACCAGCCCGCAGCGCAGGAAGACCCTTGGGCAACGCCCGGGGTCAGCAATGCCGGCGGCTGGGGCAACGGCCCGGACTCCGAACCTCCCTTCTAA
- a CDS encoding DoxX family protein, with protein MNQSSLTTSAITLLRVILGFLFAAHGWQKFNEFTIAGTQAAFAKMGVPAAEVTAPAVAGLELAGGIALILGILTRVVAALLALDMLGALFLVHAQAGVFAEAGGYELVLLLAAAALALALTGAGRISVDRAVFGRKNSRLAVLA; from the coding sequence ATGAACCAGTCCTCCCTTACCACGTCCGCCATCACCCTCCTGCGCGTCATCCTGGGCTTCCTCTTCGCTGCCCACGGCTGGCAGAAGTTCAACGAATTCACTATTGCCGGCACCCAGGCCGCGTTCGCCAAGATGGGCGTACCCGCTGCCGAAGTGACAGCTCCTGCAGTTGCCGGACTCGAGCTGGCTGGCGGAATCGCGCTCATCCTGGGCATCCTGACCCGCGTGGTCGCGGCACTCCTGGCCCTGGACATGCTCGGCGCACTGTTCCTTGTGCACGCCCAGGCGGGCGTCTTCGCCGAAGCCGGCGGCTATGAACTCGTGTTGCTCCTGGCCGCGGCAGCCCTCGCCCTGGCGCTCACGGGCGCCGGCCGCATTTCTGTGGATCGCGCCGTGTTCGGCCGCAAGAACTCCCGGCTGGCGGTCCTCGCCTAA
- the rplI gene encoding 50S ribosomal protein L9, with product MAKLILTHEVTGLGAAGDVVEVKDGYARNYLLPRNFALTWSKGGEKQVESIKSARAAREHASLEDAQKQAAALSAKPVKLVVKAGETGRLFGTVKQGDVADAVEAAGLGRIDKRKVELPAHIKSVGSYQANVRLHDDVAAVIELDVVAGK from the coding sequence ATGGCAAAGCTCATTCTGACCCACGAAGTAACCGGTCTCGGTGCTGCTGGCGACGTTGTCGAGGTCAAGGACGGTTACGCACGTAACTACCTGCTGCCCCGCAACTTCGCCCTGACCTGGTCCAAGGGTGGCGAGAAGCAGGTTGAGTCCATCAAGTCTGCCCGCGCCGCCCGCGAGCACGCTTCTCTGGAAGACGCTCAGAAGCAGGCCGCTGCACTCTCCGCGAAGCCGGTCAAGCTCGTTGTCAAGGCTGGCGAGACCGGACGCCTGTTCGGCACCGTCAAGCAGGGCGACGTAGCCGACGCTGTCGAGGCCGCTGGCCTGGGCCGCATCGACAAGCGCAAGGTTGAACTGCCGGCACACATCAAGTCGGTTGGTTCATACCAGGCCAACGTCCGTCTGCACGACGACGTTGCTGCCGTGATCGAACTCGACGTAGTCGCTGGCAAGTAG
- a CDS encoding FMN reductase, whose translation METRRIIVLSAGLGVPSSSRLLADQLAASAERQLSAAGYQVAVEVIELRDLAVDIANNFVTGYAGPRLAEVIAAVEASDGVIAVTPVFSASYSGLFKSFIDVLDPKSLEGKAVLLGATGGTDRHQMVLDYAMRPLFSYLRTRMTPTGVFAGPQDWGNTDDGGSPLSVRIDRAATEFAVLLQGSQPRPRPAASQTLPFEQLLAGISGGR comes from the coding sequence GTGGAAACCCGCCGCATCATCGTCCTTTCAGCCGGTCTGGGCGTCCCTTCGTCGAGCAGGCTGCTTGCCGACCAGCTCGCGGCCTCCGCGGAACGACAGCTCTCCGCTGCCGGATACCAGGTGGCGGTGGAGGTTATCGAGCTCCGGGACCTTGCCGTGGACATCGCCAATAATTTCGTCACGGGCTACGCCGGACCGCGCCTCGCTGAGGTTATCGCGGCCGTGGAGGCCTCCGACGGCGTCATCGCTGTGACCCCGGTGTTCAGTGCGTCGTACAGCGGCTTGTTCAAATCCTTCATCGATGTCCTGGACCCGAAGTCGTTGGAGGGGAAGGCAGTCCTGCTGGGTGCCACAGGAGGCACAGACCGCCACCAGATGGTGCTGGACTACGCCATGCGACCGCTCTTCAGCTACCTGCGGACCCGGATGACTCCCACCGGTGTCTTCGCCGGTCCCCAGGACTGGGGAAACACGGACGACGGCGGATCGCCGCTTTCGGTGCGCATCGACCGCGCGGCGACCGAGTTCGCCGTGCTGCTCCAGGGCAGCCAGCCCCGCCCCCGGCCGGCAGCGTCGCAAACCCTGCCGTTCGAGCAGTTGCTGGCGGGCATCTCGGGCGGTCGCTGA
- a CDS encoding MATE family efflux transporter, with amino-acid sequence MPRQSAPAATHAPTGHAREILRLAVPAFGALIAEPLFLLADSAIVGHLGVAQLAGVGLASAVLHTAVGLMVFLAYSTTPAVARAIGDGQLGKALAAGRDGVWLALLLGLVLAAAGFVAAEPVVSLMGAEGDVRTFAVGYLQWSMPGLVAMLLVFAGTGVLRGLQDTRTPLVVATAGFGLNVVLNLWLVYGLGLSVTGSAVGTSIAQWAMAAVYLVMVQRNAVRVGVGLFPDWHGIRAMTRIGSWLMLRTLSLRIAILATVVVVTAQGAVNLAAHQLAMSIFSFLAFALDALAIAAQALIGRELGASNAVRARLLTRTMIRWGVGFGVVTGLLLAVAAPWAGALFTSDPAVHSVLTFALWVVAAGQPIAGYVFVLDGVLIGAGDARYLALAGLANLAVYVPMLLAVSISGISGVTGLTWLWAAFALGYMAARALTLGIRGSSDRWMVLGSR; translated from the coding sequence GTGCCTCGTCAATCCGCCCCTGCTGCCACGCATGCGCCAACGGGTCACGCCAGGGAGATCCTTCGGCTTGCCGTTCCGGCCTTCGGTGCGCTGATCGCTGAACCCCTTTTCCTGCTGGCTGATTCAGCCATCGTGGGGCATCTTGGCGTCGCCCAACTGGCAGGCGTGGGCCTTGCGTCAGCGGTGCTTCATACCGCCGTCGGGCTGATGGTCTTCCTTGCGTACTCCACCACGCCCGCGGTGGCACGCGCGATCGGGGACGGCCAACTCGGGAAGGCGCTGGCGGCCGGGCGCGACGGCGTGTGGCTGGCATTGCTGCTGGGCCTGGTGCTTGCGGCGGCTGGGTTCGTGGCGGCTGAGCCGGTGGTAAGCCTGATGGGGGCAGAGGGTGACGTGCGGACCTTTGCCGTGGGCTACCTCCAGTGGTCGATGCCCGGGCTGGTGGCGATGCTGCTCGTTTTCGCCGGAACCGGGGTGCTTCGGGGCCTTCAGGACACGCGCACGCCGCTGGTTGTTGCAACTGCCGGATTTGGCCTGAATGTCGTCCTCAATCTGTGGCTTGTTTATGGCCTGGGTTTGTCCGTGACCGGCTCGGCCGTCGGCACCAGCATCGCCCAATGGGCCATGGCTGCCGTCTATCTCGTGATGGTCCAACGCAATGCAGTCCGGGTCGGCGTCGGCCTGTTTCCGGACTGGCACGGCATCCGTGCCATGACGCGCATCGGGTCCTGGCTGATGCTTCGAACGCTCAGCCTCCGGATCGCCATACTGGCCACCGTCGTGGTTGTCACCGCCCAGGGTGCGGTGAACCTTGCGGCACATCAGTTGGCAATGTCGATCTTCTCCTTCCTTGCGTTTGCCCTCGACGCACTGGCAATCGCCGCGCAGGCGCTGATCGGGAGGGAACTCGGTGCGTCCAACGCCGTCAGGGCACGCCTGCTGACCCGGACCATGATCCGCTGGGGTGTCGGCTTCGGGGTGGTTACCGGACTGCTGCTGGCTGTGGCCGCGCCATGGGCGGGTGCCTTGTTCACCTCCGATCCCGCGGTCCATTCAGTCCTCACCTTCGCCCTGTGGGTTGTGGCAGCCGGGCAGCCGATCGCCGGGTACGTTTTTGTGCTCGACGGCGTGCTGATCGGCGCCGGCGATGCAAGGTACCTGGCGCTGGCGGGCTTGGCGAATCTTGCCGTTTATGTACCGATGCTCCTGGCGGTCAGCATCTCAGGCATCTCCGGGGTGACGGGACTTACCTGGTTGTGGGCTGCGTTTGCGCTGGGGTACATGGCGGCCCGCGCCCTGACCCTCGGCATCCGCGGCAGCTCCGACCGCTGGATGGTGCTCGGTTCGCGCTAG
- the dnaB gene encoding replicative DNA helicase, whose amino-acid sequence MSVTHLDSIEGTRGSEGSRKPPQDIPAEQSVLGGMMLSKDAIADVVEILRGQDFYRPAHETIYEAIIDLYGRGEPADAVTVSDELTKRAEINRIGGPAYLHELIQTVPTAANAGYYAEIVAERAVLRRLVNAGTKIVQLGYGSDGEVEDLVNQAQAEVYAVAERRTAEDYVVLKDVMESTVDEIEASGHRGEGMTGVPTGFYELDELTHGLHPGQMIVIAARPAVGKSTFALDFARSAAIKNNLATVMFSLEMGRNEIAMRLLSAEATIGLQDLRKGTIKDEQWSKIATTMGRMNDAPLFIDDSPNMSLMEIRAKCRRLKQQHDLKLVILDYLQLMSSGKKVESRQQEVSEFSRALKLLAKELQVPVIALSQLNRGSEQRQDKRPMVSDLRESGSIEQDADMVILLHREDVYDKESPRAGEADILIAKHRNGPTKDIVVAFQGHYSRFANMAADAGGGF is encoded by the coding sequence TTGTCAGTAACGCACCTGGATTCGATCGAGGGTACCCGCGGATCCGAGGGCAGCCGGAAGCCGCCACAGGATATCCCCGCCGAACAATCAGTACTGGGTGGCATGATGCTCTCCAAGGACGCCATAGCCGACGTTGTGGAGATCCTCCGCGGCCAGGACTTCTACCGCCCCGCTCACGAGACCATCTACGAAGCCATTATCGATCTCTACGGCCGCGGAGAGCCCGCCGACGCCGTTACGGTATCTGATGAGCTGACCAAGCGTGCCGAGATCAACAGGATCGGCGGTCCCGCCTACCTGCATGAGCTCATCCAGACCGTTCCCACGGCGGCCAATGCCGGATATTACGCAGAGATCGTTGCCGAACGGGCCGTGCTTCGCCGGCTCGTCAATGCCGGCACTAAGATCGTCCAGCTGGGTTACGGCTCGGACGGCGAAGTGGAGGACCTGGTCAACCAGGCCCAGGCCGAGGTCTATGCTGTTGCCGAGCGGCGCACTGCCGAGGATTACGTGGTCCTTAAGGACGTCATGGAGTCCACGGTGGACGAAATCGAAGCCTCCGGCCACCGCGGCGAAGGCATGACCGGTGTCCCCACCGGTTTCTATGAGTTGGATGAGCTGACCCACGGGCTCCACCCCGGCCAGATGATCGTTATCGCTGCCCGCCCGGCCGTGGGTAAGTCCACGTTCGCCCTGGACTTCGCCCGCTCGGCTGCGATTAAGAACAACCTGGCCACTGTCATGTTCTCGCTGGAAATGGGGCGGAATGAGATCGCGATGCGTCTCCTTTCCGCGGAGGCGACCATCGGCCTCCAGGACCTTCGCAAGGGCACCATCAAAGATGAGCAGTGGTCCAAGATCGCCACCACCATGGGCCGGATGAACGATGCCCCCCTGTTTATCGATGACAGTCCAAACATGTCGCTAATGGAGATCAGGGCTAAATGCCGCCGCCTCAAGCAGCAGCACGACCTCAAGCTCGTGATCCTGGACTACCTGCAGCTCATGAGCTCCGGCAAGAAGGTGGAGTCACGCCAGCAGGAAGTGTCCGAATTTTCCCGTGCGCTCAAGCTGCTGGCCAAGGAGCTCCAGGTCCCGGTGATCGCTCTGTCACAGCTGAACCGTGGCTCTGAACAGCGCCAGGACAAGCGTCCGATGGTCTCGGACCTGCGCGAATCCGGTTCCATCGAGCAGGACGCCGACATGGTGATCCTGCTGCACCGTGAGGATGTCTACGACAAAGAGTCACCGCGCGCAGGCGAGGCGGACATCCTGATCGCCAAGCACCGCAACGGTCCTACCAAGGACATCGTGGTTGCCTTCCAGGGCCACTATTCCCGGTTCGCCAACATGGCGGCCGACGCCGGCGGCGGCTTCTAG
- the rpsF gene encoding 30S ribosomal protein S6: MRPYELMVIIDPEVEERTVEPSLQKFLNVITNDGGTIEKVDIWGRRRLAYDIKKKSEGIYAVVNFTAKPDTAKELDRQLSLNETIMRTKITRPEEQKVVAE; this comes from the coding sequence ATGCGTCCTTACGAATTGATGGTAATCATCGACCCCGAGGTCGAAGAGCGTACCGTTGAGCCGTCGCTTCAGAAGTTCCTAAATGTCATCACCAACGATGGTGGAACCATCGAAAAGGTTGACATCTGGGGCCGTCGCCGACTGGCCTACGACATCAAGAAGAAGTCCGAAGGTATCTACGCCGTGGTGAACTTCACCGCCAAGCCGGACACCGCCAAAGAACTTGACCGCCAGCTGAGTCTCAACGAGACCATCATGCGCACCAAGATCACCCGCCCCGAAGAGCAGAAAGTTGTTGCCGAGTAA
- the rpsR gene encoding 30S ribosomal protein S18, with the protein MAKAELRKPKPKSNPLKAADITVIDYKDVALLRKFISDRGKIRARRVTGVTVQEQRKIAQAIKNAREVALLPYSGAGRG; encoded by the coding sequence ATGGCTAAGGCTGAACTCCGTAAGCCCAAACCAAAGTCCAACCCCTTGAAGGCCGCTGACATCACCGTCATCGACTACAAGGACGTAGCATTGCTGCGCAAGTTCATCTCCGACCGCGGAAAGATCCGCGCCCGTCGCGTCACCGGCGTCACGGTCCAGGAACAGCGCAAGATCGCACAGGCAATCAAGAACGCCCGCGAAGTTGCTCTGCTGCCTTACTCCGGCGCTGGCCGCGGCTAA
- a CDS encoding CGNR zinc finger domain-containing protein — protein sequence MVFAPDTEVALRTVVNLINTAANGREHLASIGDLDMFLEAEEFTGSRTRDKAELASVHRLRSQLAAVWTANEDTAVETVNRLLREGKALPQLMKHDQWDWHLHATTSEAPLADRMSTEAAMALVDVIRSKEMDRMLVCEADDCNAVVLDLSRNRSKRYCDTGNCANRVHVAAYRARQASAG from the coding sequence ATGGTTTTTGCCCCTGACACGGAGGTGGCGCTGCGTACCGTGGTTAATCTGATCAATACGGCGGCGAACGGACGGGAACACCTGGCCTCCATCGGTGACCTGGACATGTTCCTTGAGGCGGAAGAATTCACCGGATCGCGCACCCGCGACAAGGCGGAACTGGCCAGCGTTCACCGGCTCCGAAGCCAGCTGGCCGCGGTCTGGACCGCTAACGAGGACACCGCCGTGGAGACCGTGAACCGGCTGCTGCGCGAAGGCAAGGCCCTTCCTCAGCTCATGAAGCACGATCAGTGGGACTGGCACTTGCATGCCACGACCAGTGAAGCGCCACTGGCGGACAGGATGAGCACTGAGGCTGCCATGGCCCTCGTGGACGTGATCCGAAGCAAGGAGATGGACCGGATGCTGGTGTGCGAGGCCGACGACTGCAATGCCGTGGTGCTGGACCTCAGCAGGAACCGCTCGAAGCGCTACTGCGATACCGGCAACTGCGCCAACCGGGTGCATGTGGCCGCCTATCGCGCCCGCCAGGCGTCAGCGGGCTAG
- a CDS encoding DUF1801 domain-containing protein yields the protein MAENKTQATEASVGGFLDGVDHSVRHRDSLRLLELMSTITGEEPVMWGPSIVGFGRYHYRYETGREGDAAAVGFSPRKASLSLYRLLQSPEAGALLPRLGKHRTGAGCLYVNKLEDVDEAVLAELIRAGYRHMTAWTQNG from the coding sequence ATGGCCGAAAACAAAACCCAGGCAACAGAGGCTTCCGTCGGCGGGTTCCTCGATGGTGTGGACCACTCTGTGCGGCACCGGGACAGCCTGCGCCTCCTGGAACTGATGTCCACGATCACCGGCGAGGAGCCCGTGATGTGGGGTCCCAGTATCGTGGGATTCGGGCGGTACCACTACAGATACGAAACCGGGCGGGAAGGCGATGCGGCGGCTGTGGGCTTCTCGCCCAGGAAGGCGAGCCTCTCGCTTTACCGGCTCCTGCAAAGCCCTGAGGCCGGCGCACTGCTGCCCAGGCTGGGCAAGCACCGGACTGGAGCGGGGTGCCTGTATGTCAACAAGCTGGAAGATGTGGACGAGGCCGTGCTCGCGGAGCTGATCCGGGCCGGCTATCGGCATATGACGGCATGGACACAAAACGGCTGA
- a CDS encoding amino acid permease, whose translation MNSDQQLSKSLKPRHLSMIAIAGVIGAGLFVGSGAAIQQAGPGILLAYMAAGIVVILVMRMLGEMAAANPETGSFSTYADKALGRWAGFSIGWLYAWFWIIVLGIEATAGAAIMHRWVPGIDQWVWALILMVLLTLTNLGSVKSYGEFEFWFASIKVTAIVLFLLFGAAAILGLVPGVPAPGLSNLTGNGGFLPNGPGAVLAGILVVVFSFFGAEIATIAAGESENPVDAVKKAVKSTVWRILVFYIGSIAIVVTLLPWNSANVAKSPYVAVIELFGIPGAGTIMDIVVLTSVLSCLNSGLYTASRMLFSLSKRGDAPKAWTRISRRGVPATAVLASTVVGFVTVGLNYVAPDTVFLFLVNTSGAIALFVWLVIAGSQLILRRRMGAAAKDLALKMWLFPYLTWVSIVSIVALLIGMVILESTRESLLLSLALGAVVVGIGLWRYRKPAALATADLRGGTGEDETAEGETAEGENTVVGAGPAA comes from the coding sequence ATGAACTCTGACCAGCAGTTATCCAAGTCGCTCAAGCCGCGGCATCTTTCCATGATTGCCATCGCCGGCGTGATCGGCGCGGGCCTTTTTGTGGGTTCAGGCGCTGCGATCCAGCAGGCCGGACCCGGAATCCTTCTTGCCTACATGGCTGCCGGGATCGTGGTGATCCTGGTGATGCGCATGCTGGGTGAGATGGCCGCTGCGAATCCGGAGACCGGATCGTTCTCCACGTACGCTGACAAGGCCCTGGGGCGGTGGGCAGGCTTCAGTATCGGCTGGCTCTATGCCTGGTTCTGGATCATCGTCCTGGGCATCGAGGCAACAGCAGGCGCGGCCATCATGCACCGCTGGGTGCCGGGTATCGACCAATGGGTCTGGGCGCTCATCCTCATGGTGCTGCTGACCCTGACCAACCTTGGCTCGGTGAAGTCCTACGGTGAGTTCGAGTTCTGGTTTGCCTCCATCAAGGTTACGGCGATCGTCCTGTTTCTGCTTTTCGGTGCCGCCGCCATCCTGGGACTCGTTCCCGGCGTTCCCGCTCCCGGCCTGAGCAACCTGACGGGGAACGGCGGGTTCCTGCCTAACGGTCCGGGAGCTGTCCTGGCCGGCATCCTGGTCGTGGTTTTCTCGTTTTTCGGTGCCGAAATCGCCACCATTGCGGCCGGCGAATCCGAAAATCCCGTTGATGCCGTCAAGAAGGCCGTGAAGTCCACGGTATGGCGCATCCTGGTGTTCTACATCGGCTCGATCGCCATTGTTGTCACGCTTTTGCCCTGGAACTCCGCCAATGTGGCCAAGAGCCCGTATGTTGCCGTCATCGAACTGTTCGGGATCCCCGGTGCGGGCACCATCATGGACATTGTTGTGCTCACCTCCGTCCTGTCCTGCCTGAACTCCGGGTTGTACACCGCCAGCCGCATGCTCTTCTCGCTCTCCAAGCGCGGCGATGCACCCAAGGCGTGGACCCGGATTTCCCGCCGCGGTGTTCCTGCCACAGCTGTCCTTGCCTCAACTGTCGTGGGTTTCGTGACGGTGGGACTGAACTACGTCGCCCCGGACACGGTTTTCCTGTTCCTCGTCAACACCTCGGGCGCCATCGCCCTGTTCGTCTGGCTGGTTATCGCAGGCTCGCAGCTCATCCTTCGCAGGCGGATGGGGGCAGCGGCAAAGGATCTGGCCCTGAAGATGTGGCTGTTCCCGTACCTCACGTGGGTGTCCATTGTTAGCATCGTGGCACTGCTCATCGGCATGGTCATCCTCGAATCCACCCGCGAATCGCTCCTGCTGTCCTTGGCGCTGGGCGCGGTTGTGGTGGGCATCGGCCTGTGGCGCTACCGCAAGCCTGCCGCTCTTGCCACCGCCGACCTTCGCGGTGGGACCGGCGAAGATGAGACCGCCGAAGGTGAGACCGCCGAAGGTGAAAACACAGTCGTAGGTGCCGGCCCGGCGGCGTAA
- a CDS encoding DUF1345 domain-containing protein, giving the protein MTETLRPRVRRSRLRFVAMIVAGLAASAATGATGRWLQAPAAGWATAALVYVAWVWVVIGGLDPDETKSHATTEDPSRAATDFLILVANAASLAAVAVVIVDSHQGGGTRLGGAALVLASVALSWMLVQTLFTLRYAEHYYGGEKVGGVSFNQDEPPRYTDFAYLATSIGMTYQVSDTNLENPRIRREALKHSLLSYLFGTVILAATINLVLGLAA; this is encoded by the coding sequence ATGACTGAAACCCTGCGCCCAAGGGTGCGCCGCAGCCGCCTGAGATTCGTGGCCATGATTGTGGCGGGACTGGCAGCATCCGCCGCCACGGGCGCGACGGGACGCTGGCTGCAGGCACCGGCGGCGGGCTGGGCCACTGCGGCCCTGGTCTACGTCGCATGGGTGTGGGTGGTGATCGGCGGCCTGGATCCGGACGAAACCAAGTCGCACGCCACCACGGAGGATCCCTCGCGCGCGGCTACCGACTTTCTCATCCTTGTGGCCAACGCTGCCTCGCTGGCAGCCGTCGCCGTCGTGATTGTGGACTCACACCAGGGCGGCGGCACCAGGCTGGGCGGTGCCGCGTTGGTACTCGCCAGCGTCGCGCTGTCCTGGATGCTGGTGCAGACCCTCTTCACCCTGCGCTACGCGGAGCATTACTACGGAGGAGAGAAAGTAGGCGGGGTCAGCTTCAACCAGGACGAGCCACCGCGGTACACGGACTTCGCGTACCTGGCAACAAGCATCGGCATGACATACCAGGTGTCGGACACCAACCTCGAGAATCCCCGCATCCGGCGCGAGGCCCTCAAGCACAGCCTGCTGTCCTACCTGTTCGGGACGGTCATCCTGGCTGCCACCATCAACCTGGTGCTGGGCCTGGCGGCCTAA
- a CDS encoding TFIIB-type zinc ribbon-containing protein, which yields MKCPVDSVDLIMSERSGVEIDYCPQCRGVWLDRGELDKIIDRAADSLGGGAARPAAPAPGVGPPPLYQNFEPRREQPRPDDRNYGKQGYDRDYDRRRPKKKEGWLGDLFDF from the coding sequence ATGAAATGTCCTGTGGATTCCGTTGACCTGATTATGAGCGAACGCAGTGGTGTCGAGATTGACTACTGCCCCCAGTGCCGCGGCGTGTGGCTGGACAGGGGTGAACTGGACAAGATCATTGATCGGGCCGCCGATTCCCTGGGCGGAGGGGCTGCCCGCCCGGCAGCCCCGGCACCCGGGGTGGGGCCGCCGCCGCTGTACCAGAACTTTGAGCCCCGCCGCGAGCAGCCCCGCCCCGATGACCGGAACTACGGGAAGCAGGGCTATGACCGCGACTACGACCGGCGCCGGCCGAAAAAGAAGGAGGGCTGGCTGGGCGACCTATTCGACTTCTAG